CCGATGCCGTATTATCGATGACATGGTTAAGATCTTCCATCTCCATGTGGGAGGCCGGCGGCCTGGCGAAGTTAAGCAGGTTCTGCATCAATAGTTCTATCACCTTGATCTGTTCGAGGGTTTTCATGAGCAGGTCACTGTGCTCCTCATCAAGATCGATCTCGTCGAGGACCACCTGAATGGACAGTTTGATGCCGGTAATGGGGTTTTTGACCTCGTGGGCCAGCCGTGATGCCATCTCACCCATAAGGGCCATCTGTTCGGTGTGCGCCCTGCTCGCAATTAATTCCTTCAAAGACCCTGACATTTCGTTGAAAGAGCCGGCGAGTTCTCCAAACTCGTCCTTGAGCCCCTCTATCCTGTAATCCAGGTCCCCTTCCTTCAGCCTCGATGTCGCTTTCAACAGGGAGGAGACCGGTTTTGTAAAACTGACGAAAATCCAGACGGCCACCCCAATCACCATCATGGGAGCCAGGATGACAAGCAGGAAAAGTACCACCCGGAAACGGTTGACCCGGTCAAACGTCTCCCGGGTCAGTTTCATCATTTTCCTGTTCGTCGTTATTACCATGCCATCAACTTCCTCAATCAGTTCCTCTCCGAGATGAAAAACTTTATCTTTATCCTCCCGCAACATCGTAGCGTTGATCTTGACGGTATTAATCCGGCTCAACGCCAACTTGAAGGTTTCGCCCTTGTCATGGAGCGTCTGGAGCCGGACCTGAACCTGTTCGCTGTGATGACAGGTCAGACAGGTGTCTAAAGCCACGCTCATTTCTGACGCATGGGAAACCAGGGCATCGAGGTTCCTGGCGAACCGGGTGCCTTTCAAGGTAAGATCCTCCTGGACCCCTTCAAGCCGGGCCAGTAATATTTCCCTCAGGCCTGCCGCCTGATGCAATTGAATCAGATAGTACAGATTCTCAACTGACCGTTGGACTGAAACAATGGCGAAGCCGCTCAATAAAACCGAAGCTGCCGACAGGGCGATGAGGACAACAATGAGTTTTTTCTTCACTGGTCGTTCACCCCCCTATCAGGTGGCCGGTCTGGAGAAGGACAAGGCCGCCATTTCAACTTGTTTTAAAAAACATACGGCCAAAAAACAGAATAACAACCCATACGGTAACGAAGACGAAAAACAGCGTGTTGAACAGCTTCTGCCGGCTGATCTGCTTCTCCAGTTCCGGGTCGTGAAGGTCCCGATAGGCTCCCTCCCTGAAAAAATGCCTGACCTTGAGATTGCTCTCCTTGTTCGTGCTGAAAATACGAGGTTGGCCGAGGGATCTGAAGAGATCAGGGTACTTCACCTTTATGGTATTTAAAACTTTCATATACAACAGAATACTCGTCAGCCACCCCAGCAACAGGACAACAAGAGCGCCAAAAAAAACAACATATTCGATTCCCTCGGGAAGAGCGCTCACATTAGTCCTCCTGTTTTTTATTACCGATGTGTCATAATACAAAGACAATTAATAACGGTGCGACGAAGGGCATTGTAAGAGGAGACGCAATGGATTTCAAGGACCACACGACACTCGGACGCACGGGGCTTTCGGTCAACCGCCTGGGGATAGCCGCCTCGTACGGGGCTCCCGGTTCCGCAATCGAGGCGGCGTTTCACGAGCACGGGATCAACTTTCTCTACTGGGGGTCCATGCGGAAACCCGGCATGCGGGACGCCATTTTGAACCTGAAGGGAAGCCATCGGGACGCCGAGGCTGACATTTTTCCCCATATACCGGCCGAGAACCCACCGGGCATCATGTCGTACACCGCCACACGGTGGGGCCGTCTTCTGAATCCGAAGAAGATGCCGCCCCGGGAAAACCCCATGACCGCGGCGGAATGCTATCGGTTCGCCCTCACTCGTATCTGAGGATCTCCGCCGGGTGCAACCGCGACGCCCGCCAGGCCGGGTAAACCGTGGACAGATAGCTGATAACCATGGCGCATCCACCGATGATCAGGACCTCCACCAAGCGAACTCTGACAGGCAGGGTGCTCAGGTAATAGACGCTTCTCGGAAGATCTATAAATTTGTAGCGGGCCAGCGCCCAACACAGGCCGGTTCCGGCAGCGATCCCCAGGAGGGTGCCGGCAGTCCCGATGAGCAGCCCCTCCATGCGGAATATCCTGCCGATGGACTTCCGGCTGGCCCCCATGGCGATGAGAATAGCTATCTCCCTTCCCTTTTCCATGACCACCATGATCAGGGTCCCAACAATATTAAAAGCCGCCACCAGGACAATGAGAAGAAGGATAACGAAGAGCGTGAACTTCTGTATCCTGAGAGCGGCAAAGAGGTTTCGGTTCATGCTTTTCCAATCTCGAACCCAGAAGGAATATCCCAGCGCCCCCTGAAGGTCCCGGGCAATTTGGGGAGCCTTCCGGACATCGTCGACCTTCACGGCGACTCCTGTAACCAGATTACCCATATCGAAGAAAGACTGAGCGGACCTCAGGTTGATCAGAACCACTCCCGTATCGTAATCGTACATGCCTGTTTCAAACAGGCCGGCAACGGTAAAACGGCTCATGACCGGGATCATTCCGAACGGCGAGGCAACCTGGGACGGGGATATAAGGGTTACCGCATCTCCAACCTTCAGGCCTTTCTCGTCGGCCAGGTCCTTTCCCACAAATACGGCCTTGCCCTCCAGATCCCCGAACCGTCCCTGTGCCATCTCCCCCACGGTCCCGGTAACATTGGCTTCGCGCCCCGGGTCCACCCCTTTCACCGCTATTCCTACGGTCCCCCCCTTCGTCTTGAGAAGAGCTTGTCCGAGGACATAGGGAGACGCGGCAACGGCATGCGGGTTTTTCATTACCCTTCTGATGATACCCTTATATTCTCCGATTCCTGCGCCGTTGCCCTCGATAAGAATATGGGAGGTTGTACTCAAGATCATGTCCAGCATTGATCCGGTATATCCGGACATTACGGACGTCACGACAATCAAGGTCCCCACGCCCAGGGCGATACCCAGGATGGAAACAGCGGTAATTGTGGACACCAGCGTATTGCGCCTGCGGGATCTCAGGTGGCGAAAGGCAACCATTGCCTCGAAAGAGAGGCTCACAAAAAGATCCAAACTAGTACCGGAGCCACGAATATCCCGGGCAACAGGTTGCCCACCGGAATCTTCTTTATCTTCAGAAGGTCCAGTCCGATACCCACGATCAGAAGCCCCCCCACTGCGTTCATCTCAGCGATCACCGGATCGGTCAGCAGGAACTGGACGGACCCGGCCGCCATGGTGATCAGCCCCTGGTATACCAGCACCGGGAGCGCGGAAAAGATGACCCCGATGCCCAGTGTGGACGCCAGCGCCACCGAGGCCACGCCGTCTAACGCCGACTTGGCGTACAGAATGGAGGGGCTGCCTCCAAGACCGTCCTGGATTGATCCCATAATAGCCAGGGCGCCCACACAGTAAAGAAGGCTGGCCGTCACAAAGGCCTCCGCGACATTCCCTGCGCCCGAAAACCTTTCCTGCAGGCGCCGGCCCACCCCGTCCAGCGTCGCCTCAATATGGAGCGCCTCCCCGGCAATGCCTCCCAGGATTATGCTTCCAATGAGGATAAGGGGCTGTTTTGTCTGAAAGGCCAGTTGAAAACCGATAAGGA
This bacterium BMS3Abin14 DNA region includes the following protein-coding sequences:
- the lolE_1 gene encoding lipoprotein-releasing system transmembrane protein LolE; the protein is MSLSFEAMVAFRHLRSRRRNTLVSTITAVSILGIALGVGTLIVVTSVMSGYTGSMLDMILSTTSHILIEGNGAGIGEYKGIIRRVMKNPHAVAASPYVLGQALLKTKGGTVGIAVKGVDPGREANVTGTVGEMAQGRFGDLEGKAVFVGKDLADEKGLKVGDAVTLISPSQVASPFGMIPVMSRFTVAGLFETGMYDYDTGVVLINLRSAQSFFDMGNLVTGVAVKVDDVRKAPQIARDLQGALGYSFWVRDWKSMNRNLFAALRIQKFTLFVILLLIVLVAAFNIVGTLIMVVMEKGREIAILIAMGASRKSIGRIFRMEGLLIGTAGTLLGIAAGTGLCWALARYKFIDLPRSVYYLSTLPVRVRLVEVLIIGGCAMVISYLSTVYPAWRASRLHPAEILRYE
- the ydfK gene encoding putative membrane protein YdfK is translated as MPLQGTLVNVIAIIVGSILGRYLGHLLSERVRGTVISGMGLAVLLIGFQLAFQTKQPLILIGSIILGGIAGEALHIEATLDGVGRRLQERFSGAGNVAEAFVTASLLYCVGALAIMGSIQDGLGGSPSILYAKSALDGVASVALASTLGIGVIFSALPVLVYQGLITMAAGSVQFLLTDPVIAEMNAVGGLLIVGIGLDLLKIKKIPVGNLLPGIFVAPVLVWIFL
- the zraS_2 gene encoding sensor protein ZraS, producing MKKKLIVVLIALSAASVLLSGFAIVSVQRSVENLYYLIQLHQAAGLREILLARLEGVQEDLTLKGTRFARNLDALVSHASEMSVALDTCLTCHHSEQVQVRLQTLHDKGETFKLALSRINTVKINATMLREDKDKVFHLGEELIEEVDGMVITTNRKMMKLTRETFDRVNRFRVVLFLLVILAPMMVIGVAVWIFVSFTKPVSSLLKATSRLKEGDLDYRIEGLKDEFGELAGSFNEMSGSLKELIASRAHTEQMALMGEMASRLAHEVKNPITGIKLSIQVVLDEIDLDEEHSDLLMKTLEQIKVIELLMQNLLNFARPPASHMEMEDLNHVIDNTASAMEIILQRRSHPPEKAGKVVLARDLADGIPMIMADAIHLQQVLLNLMLNAVDAMPKGGTLTVRSFKTPEDGFWRVEVSDTGEGILPEHADRIFNPFFTTKPKGSGLGLAICKRLVEQDGGRISFRNNEGDGTTFCLHIFNDPGNGVRRS